In a single window of the Micrococcaceae bacterium Sec5.7 genome:
- a CDS encoding response regulator transcription factor, translating into MIRILLADDQTLIRAGFRALLNAEPDMDVVAECGSGREAVRLAAREKPDVVLMDIRMPDGDGLAATRQIMAAPDLAGTRVIILTTFELDEYIAEAVRAGAAGFLVKDTEPEELLRAVRVVHDGDALLSPSVTRRIMAQLAVQQRAASRPVALDQITGREREVLQLVGEGLNNAEIAERLFITPLTAKTHVSRIMTKLLIRDRVQLVVLAYESGLVRPGWAG; encoded by the coding sequence ATGATCCGCATACTGCTGGCTGACGATCAGACCCTCATCCGTGCTGGCTTCCGGGCCCTGTTGAACGCCGAACCGGACATGGACGTGGTGGCCGAATGCGGAAGCGGACGTGAGGCCGTGCGGCTGGCCGCCCGGGAGAAACCCGACGTTGTCCTGATGGATATCCGGATGCCCGACGGCGACGGACTCGCCGCAACAAGGCAGATCATGGCTGCCCCCGATCTTGCCGGCACCCGGGTGATCATTCTGACCACGTTTGAGCTGGACGAATACATCGCCGAGGCCGTCCGCGCGGGTGCGGCCGGCTTCCTGGTGAAGGACACAGAGCCGGAGGAACTGCTCCGGGCTGTGCGCGTGGTGCACGACGGCGACGCACTCCTCTCGCCATCGGTGACCCGCCGCATCATGGCACAGCTGGCGGTGCAGCAGCGGGCGGCCAGCCGGCCGGTGGCGCTGGACCAGATCACCGGACGTGAACGCGAGGTCCTGCAGCTGGTGGGCGAAGGGCTCAACAACGCCGAAATCGCTGAGCGGTTGTTCATCACTCCGCTGACGGCCAAAACCCATGTCTCCCGGATCATGACCAAGCTGTTGATCCGCGACCGCGTGCAGCTGGTGGTGCTCGCCTACGAATCGGGGTTGGTGCGGCCCGGCTGGGCTGGTTAG
- a CDS encoding class I SAM-dependent methyltransferase produces MMHGADESSEANLAAFYDRQASLRGSRPMTPQRVAQQESFIAMLKAEHRHSVFELGCGPGIEGIQFVQTGIHYTGVDLSEEHVWMARAKGLEASVASGRDLPFAGGSFDAVWTMSTLLHIPNADIDGVVSELVRVAVPGAPVAVGLWSGQDDECLNPEDAVEPRRFFSRRSDDAVQRVFGSHGTVESFVTWPEGSGEEAGPGAGKWTQHYQFLILRTPS; encoded by the coding sequence ATGATGCACGGAGCGGATGAGAGCAGCGAGGCGAATCTCGCGGCGTTCTATGACCGGCAGGCCTCGTTGCGTGGTTCCAGGCCCATGACTCCGCAGCGTGTGGCGCAGCAGGAATCATTCATTGCAATGCTGAAGGCCGAACACCGGCATTCCGTGTTCGAGCTCGGTTGCGGCCCCGGCATTGAAGGGATTCAGTTTGTCCAGACCGGGATCCACTACACGGGTGTCGATCTTTCGGAGGAGCACGTCTGGATGGCGAGGGCGAAGGGCCTGGAAGCTTCCGTGGCCAGCGGCCGGGATCTGCCGTTCGCCGGAGGCTCGTTCGACGCAGTGTGGACCATGAGCACGTTGCTGCACATCCCCAACGCAGACATTGACGGCGTGGTCAGCGAACTTGTGCGTGTGGCGGTGCCCGGGGCGCCGGTCGCCGTTGGGCTCTGGTCCGGGCAGGATGATGAGTGCCTCAACCCGGAAGACGCGGTTGAGCCCCGCAGATTTTTCAGCCGAAGAAGCGATGACGCCGTGCAGCGCGTTTTCGGCAGTCACGGAACGGTGGAGTCGTTTGTGACGTGGCCCGAAGGATCAGGAGAGGAAGCCGGACCCGGAGCGGGAAAGTGGACCCAGCACTACCAGTTTCTGATTCTTCGCACGCCCTCCTAA
- a CDS encoding SHOCT domain-containing protein: MFTSLATTVATHGPWNGDGFSPWFLLFPLFWILVIGLFIFIGRRTWRRNHVWAAARGGESVLRERYARGEIDETEYRQRLDVLRSGEK, from the coding sequence ATGTTCACTTCACTGGCAACCACCGTCGCAACGCACGGCCCGTGGAACGGAGACGGATTTTCGCCCTGGTTCCTGTTGTTCCCGCTGTTCTGGATTCTGGTCATCGGGCTGTTCATCTTCATCGGGCGCCGCACGTGGCGCCGCAACCATGTCTGGGCAGCCGCCCGGGGCGGCGAAAGCGTGCTGCGCGAACGCTACGCACGCGGCGAAATCGACGAAACCGAGTACCGCCAGCGGCTTGACGTGCTGCGGAGCGGAGAGAAGTAG
- a CDS encoding amino acid permease, whose protein sequence is MTVPTFTGQRPAGAVTRPGLASQLLRRKPIGQMVSEAENGNGGPRLVRSFGVLQLTMISVGATLGTGILVILGESVPLAGPAIWISFVIAGLAALFSAVSYAEMAGLVPVAGSSYSYTYATMGEGMAWICGWCLVLEYAVSVAAVAVGAGQYVNETLAAFGQFLPDAVSQPPGGGGVANVPAMVIVVLAMMLLVRGARESAWINTAIVIIKVGILLFFCAVAFTVFNSGNFEPLMPMGAAGVSAAASRVFFSFIGFDAASTAGEEARNPKRDLPRAIMLSMLIVTTIYVLVAVAAIGARPWGWFDGTEAALVQILNETTHQPWIALVFSVGAVLAIASIVLTVLYGQTRILMSMSRDGLIPKIFGRVSRRTGTPVAGTLIVGTAVALTAGLVPLGALADATSIGTLFAFALVNVAVIYLRRSRPDMKRSFRVPLYPLTPVLGTLMCAYLMANLGVDTWLVFAVWMLVGLAAYFGYGRRNSRVAALSEEDYRELSTRAAGPEPVKAELP, encoded by the coding sequence ATGACTGTGCCTACCTTCACCGGCCAAAGGCCCGCCGGTGCCGTGACCAGGCCCGGCCTGGCATCCCAGCTGCTGCGCCGCAAGCCGATCGGCCAAATGGTCAGCGAGGCCGAAAACGGCAATGGCGGGCCTCGGCTCGTCCGGAGTTTTGGTGTTCTTCAGCTGACCATGATCAGCGTCGGAGCCACACTGGGCACCGGCATCCTGGTGATTCTCGGCGAGTCCGTGCCGCTGGCAGGCCCGGCCATCTGGATCTCCTTTGTCATCGCCGGCCTGGCCGCCCTGTTCTCCGCAGTGTCCTACGCGGAGATGGCCGGCCTGGTGCCCGTCGCCGGTTCCAGCTACTCCTACACATACGCCACCATGGGCGAGGGCATGGCCTGGATCTGCGGCTGGTGCCTGGTGCTGGAATACGCGGTGTCCGTTGCCGCGGTGGCTGTTGGCGCGGGCCAATACGTCAACGAGACGCTGGCCGCGTTCGGACAGTTTCTGCCTGACGCCGTCTCACAGCCACCGGGTGGCGGCGGGGTTGCGAATGTGCCGGCCATGGTCATCGTGGTCCTGGCCATGATGCTGCTCGTCCGGGGTGCCCGGGAGAGCGCCTGGATCAATACTGCGATCGTCATCATCAAGGTGGGCATCCTGCTCTTCTTCTGCGCTGTCGCCTTCACCGTATTCAACTCGGGCAATTTCGAACCGCTGATGCCGATGGGTGCAGCGGGCGTCTCGGCTGCCGCATCCCGGGTGTTCTTCTCCTTTATCGGATTCGACGCCGCCTCGACTGCGGGCGAGGAAGCCCGCAACCCCAAGCGTGACCTGCCCCGGGCCATCATGCTTTCCATGCTGATTGTTACCACCATCTACGTTCTGGTGGCGGTTGCCGCGATCGGAGCCCGCCCGTGGGGATGGTTTGACGGCACCGAGGCTGCACTGGTCCAGATTCTGAATGAGACCACGCACCAGCCCTGGATCGCCCTGGTGTTTTCTGTCGGGGCAGTCCTCGCCATTGCCAGCATCGTCCTGACCGTGCTTTACGGCCAGACCCGCATTCTGATGTCCATGTCCCGGGACGGCCTGATCCCGAAGATCTTCGGCCGCGTCTCCCGCAGGACCGGAACACCGGTTGCCGGAACGCTCATAGTGGGCACCGCCGTCGCACTCACCGCGGGACTTGTCCCGCTGGGGGCGCTGGCCGATGCCACCAGCATCGGCACACTGTTCGCCTTCGCACTGGTGAATGTGGCCGTCATCTACCTGCGGCGCAGCAGGCCCGACATGAAGCGCAGCTTCCGCGTCCCGCTGTATCCGCTGACACCCGTCCTCGGCACCCTGATGTGCGCCTATCTGATGGCCAACCTCGGCGTGGACACTTGGCTGGTTTTTGCAGTCTGGATGCTGGTGGGCCTTGCCGCCTACTTCGGCTATGGACGCCGCAACTCGCGGGTGGCCGCCCTGAGCGAGGAGGACTATCGTGAATTATCCACCAGGGCCGCCGGCCCGGAACCCGTGAAGGCAGAGCTTCCATGA
- the purU gene encoding formyltetrahydrofolate deformylase: MTEQQLSEAYVVTLSCPDRPGIVHAVAGALLVAGCNITDSQQYGSQATGTFFMRVEATTAASRLELQSALEPVAEAFGMQWNLSAVGQKVRTLLMASKSAHCLNDLLFLQRSGTLPIEIPAIVSNHQDLAGLADFYGIPFHHIPVTPDTKVEAEDALRAIMAEQHIELTVLARYMQIISNELCIELTGKAINIHHSFLPSFKGAKPYHQAHARGVKLIGATAHYVTAALDEGPIIEQEVIRVDHARTPDQFVQMGRDVEGRTLAQAVQWHAEHRVLLDGNRTVVFN, translated from the coding sequence GTGACTGAACAGCAGCTGAGCGAAGCGTATGTAGTAACCCTTTCCTGCCCGGACCGCCCCGGAATCGTGCACGCTGTGGCCGGAGCACTGCTGGTGGCCGGCTGTAATATTACGGATTCCCAGCAGTACGGCAGCCAGGCTACCGGCACCTTTTTCATGCGGGTGGAAGCCACGACGGCGGCATCGCGGCTTGAGCTGCAGTCCGCCCTTGAGCCGGTGGCCGAGGCATTCGGCATGCAGTGGAACCTCAGCGCCGTGGGCCAGAAGGTCCGCACACTGCTGATGGCCAGCAAGTCCGCGCACTGCCTCAACGATCTCCTGTTCCTGCAGCGCTCCGGCACCCTGCCGATCGAGATCCCCGCCATTGTGTCCAACCACCAGGATCTGGCCGGGCTGGCTGACTTCTACGGCATCCCGTTCCACCACATCCCGGTCACCCCGGACACCAAGGTTGAGGCCGAGGACGCACTCCGGGCCATCATGGCCGAGCAGCATATTGAGCTGACTGTCCTGGCGCGCTACATGCAGATCATCTCCAACGAGCTCTGCATCGAACTCACCGGCAAGGCCATCAACATCCACCATTCGTTCCTGCCGTCCTTCAAGGGCGCCAAGCCCTACCACCAGGCACACGCCCGCGGAGTCAAGCTCATCGGCGCCACCGCCCACTACGTCACGGCGGCTTTGGACGAGGGGCCCATCATCGAACAGGAAGTCATCCGCGTGGACCACGCCCGGACACCCGATCAGTTCGTCCAGATGGGCCGCGACGTCGAAGGCCGCACCCTTGCCCAGGCTGTGCAGTGGCATGCAGAACACCGCGTGCTCCTTGACGGCAACCGGACCGTCGTTTTTAACTAG
- a CDS encoding sensor histidine kinase, producing MHRRFQGPPIAVIVIVVALIQVMGTVFASARQPDHRPLDLLAVALLLLGPAALSFRRRAPLLMLPVAVVATVVYLALGYSLGPVFLSLALAIVFSSAAGKRWQTWTAVGVCAAALLAASLLNSDGASLIRAFAGTSWLVILVLLGEGVRLRHERAAERRRQHEAGEQAARDEYRLTLARDIHDVVAHSLSMINVQASVALHLGSQDPEQYRPALEAIKTASKESLAEVRQLLGVLRDDAPLTPAATPGLARLPELVENTRRAGLDVQLDVNVTGQVAGDVQLTVYRIVQEALTNVVRHAGARKAAVVLETVPDASGQQVNLTLTIDDDGAGYAGAPEGNGVKGMRERAAARGGALEFGPLDPGWRVRAVIPLAGPGAAAAQAPQAAQAPAGEEPR from the coding sequence ATGCACCGCCGTTTTCAGGGACCGCCCATCGCCGTCATCGTGATTGTGGTGGCCCTCATCCAGGTGATGGGAACGGTGTTCGCCTCCGCCAGGCAGCCCGACCACCGGCCGCTGGATCTCCTGGCCGTGGCCTTGCTGCTGCTGGGCCCGGCCGCGCTGTCCTTTCGCCGCCGCGCGCCGCTGCTGATGTTGCCCGTGGCGGTGGTCGCCACCGTGGTGTATCTGGCCCTGGGCTACTCGTTGGGCCCGGTATTTCTTTCGTTGGCGCTTGCCATTGTGTTCTCTTCGGCCGCCGGAAAGCGCTGGCAGACGTGGACGGCAGTGGGCGTCTGCGCGGCCGCGCTGCTGGCTGCATCCCTGCTCAACAGCGACGGCGCTTCCCTCATCCGCGCTTTTGCCGGCACATCCTGGCTCGTGATCCTGGTGCTGCTCGGCGAAGGGGTGCGGCTTCGGCATGAACGCGCGGCAGAACGCCGCAGGCAGCACGAGGCCGGCGAGCAGGCGGCGCGGGACGAATACCGGCTCACCCTGGCCCGGGACATCCACGATGTTGTGGCGCATTCGCTCTCCATGATCAATGTCCAGGCCTCCGTGGCGCTTCACCTGGGCAGCCAGGATCCGGAGCAGTACCGCCCGGCTCTTGAAGCCATCAAGACCGCGAGCAAGGAGTCGCTGGCCGAGGTCCGCCAACTGCTGGGTGTGCTCCGGGACGACGCCCCGTTGACACCCGCGGCCACACCCGGGCTGGCGCGTCTGCCGGAACTCGTGGAGAACACGCGGCGCGCCGGACTCGACGTTCAGCTGGACGTGAACGTCACCGGGCAGGTGGCGGGTGACGTTCAGCTGACGGTCTACCGGATCGTGCAGGAGGCACTGACCAATGTGGTGCGGCACGCCGGAGCGCGGAAGGCCGCCGTCGTGCTTGAAACAGTGCCCGACGCCAGCGGACAGCAGGTGAACCTGACATTGACGATTGACGACGACGGCGCTGGTTACGCCGGAGCGCCCGAGGGCAACGGTGTGAAGGGCATGCGCGAGCGCGCTGCCGCACGGGGAGGCGCCTTGGAGTTCGGGCCGCTGGATCCGGGCTGGCGGGTCAGGGCCGTCATCCCGCTGGCCGGCCCGGGAGCTGCAGCCGCGCAGGCCCCGCAAGCTGCGCAGGCCCCGGCAGGGGAGGAACCGCGATGA
- the glyA gene encoding serine hydroxymethyltransferase, whose protein sequence is MTTTATTSAAVSNQSLAELDPEIAAVLDQELGRQRGTLEMIASENFAPRAVMEAQGSVLTNKYAEGYPGRRYYGGCEYVDIAEQLAIDRVKDLFGAEYANVQPHSGAQANAAALSAMIIPGDKILGLSLAHGGHLTHGMKLNFSGKLYEVAAYQVEQDNFRVDMDKLREQAIAEKPKVIIAGWSAYPRHLDFAAFRSIADEVGALLWTDMAHFAGLVAAGLHPSPVPYSDVVTSTVHKTLAGPRSGVILAKQEWAKKINSNVFPGQQGGPLMHVIAAKAVAFKIAGTAEFKERQERVLEGAKIIADRLNQSDVAGAGVSVLTGGTDVHLVLVDLRHSQLDGQQAEDLLHSVGITVNRNAVPFDPRPPMVTSGLRIGTPALATRGFGAEEFTEVADIIATALKSGPATDIESLQSRVDKLAADFPLYPQHEQW, encoded by the coding sequence GTGACTACTACCGCCACCACGTCAGCCGCAGTCAGCAACCAGTCGCTGGCTGAACTCGATCCCGAGATCGCCGCAGTACTGGACCAGGAGCTTGGCCGCCAGCGCGGCACCCTGGAAATGATCGCCTCAGAGAACTTCGCACCCCGTGCAGTGATGGAAGCCCAGGGCTCCGTCCTCACCAACAAGTACGCCGAAGGCTACCCCGGCCGCCGCTACTACGGCGGCTGCGAATACGTGGACATCGCCGAGCAGTTGGCAATCGACCGCGTCAAGGACCTGTTTGGTGCCGAGTACGCCAACGTCCAGCCGCATTCCGGTGCCCAGGCGAATGCAGCCGCGCTGTCCGCCATGATCATCCCCGGCGACAAGATCCTGGGCCTCTCCCTGGCCCACGGCGGCCATCTGACCCACGGCATGAAGCTCAACTTCTCCGGCAAGCTCTATGAGGTTGCCGCGTACCAGGTGGAGCAGGACAACTTCCGGGTGGACATGGACAAGCTGCGCGAGCAGGCCATCGCCGAAAAGCCGAAGGTCATCATCGCCGGCTGGTCCGCGTACCCGCGCCACCTCGACTTCGCCGCTTTCCGCTCCATCGCTGATGAAGTGGGCGCGCTGCTCTGGACCGACATGGCCCACTTCGCCGGACTCGTGGCGGCCGGGCTGCACCCGAGCCCGGTGCCGTACTCCGACGTCGTCACCTCCACGGTGCACAAGACCCTGGCAGGTCCGCGTTCCGGCGTGATCCTGGCCAAGCAGGAGTGGGCCAAAAAGATCAACTCCAACGTGTTCCCGGGCCAGCAGGGCGGGCCGCTGATGCACGTCATCGCAGCCAAGGCCGTGGCCTTCAAGATCGCAGGCACCGCGGAATTCAAGGAGCGCCAGGAGCGTGTCCTGGAAGGTGCCAAGATCATCGCGGACCGCCTCAACCAGTCCGATGTTGCCGGGGCCGGCGTCTCCGTCCTGACGGGCGGCACCGACGTTCACCTGGTGCTGGTCGACCTGCGGCACTCACAGCTGGACGGCCAGCAGGCCGAGGATCTCCTGCACTCCGTGGGCATCACCGTGAACCGCAACGCAGTGCCGTTCGACCCCCGCCCGCCGATGGTCACCTCAGGCCTGCGCATCGGTACGCCGGCTCTGGCCACCCGCGGCTTCGGCGCCGAGGAATTCACCGAGGTTGCGGACATCATCGCCACCGCGCTGAAGTCCGGCCCCGCCACAGACATCGAATCCCTTCAGTCCCGTGTGGACAAATTGGCAGCCGACTTCCCGCTGTACCCGCAGCACGAGCAGTGGTAG
- a CDS encoding bifunctional methylenetetrahydrofolate dehydrogenase/methenyltetrahydrofolate cyclohydrolase, translating into MTSADTARTARILDGKATAAAIKAELTGRVAALRAKGITPGLGTILVGSDPGSTWYVGGKHKDCAEVGITSIRRDLPEDATQDELLAVVRELNENPECTGYIVQLPLPKHIDTDVILEAMDPEKDADGLHPMNLGRLVANVSGPMKSPLPCTPKGCVELLTRHGIDLNGKRVLVVGRGVTIGRPVGLLLTRKDVNATVILAHTGTVDLPAELRQADVVIAAAGQPHMIKGEDLKPGAIVLDVGVSRVDDGNGKAVVTGDVDPAAADVAAWLSPNPGGVGPMTRAMLLANVVETAERHAGIA; encoded by the coding sequence ATGACCAGCGCCGACACTGCACGTACCGCACGGATTCTCGACGGCAAGGCCACCGCTGCCGCCATCAAGGCCGAACTGACCGGACGGGTGGCCGCACTCCGGGCCAAGGGCATCACCCCGGGGCTGGGCACCATCCTGGTGGGCTCCGATCCCGGAAGTACCTGGTACGTAGGCGGCAAGCACAAGGACTGCGCCGAGGTGGGCATCACGTCCATCCGCCGCGACCTGCCCGAGGACGCCACCCAGGACGAGCTCCTGGCCGTGGTCCGCGAGCTCAACGAGAACCCGGAATGCACCGGTTACATCGTCCAGCTTCCGCTGCCCAAGCACATCGACACGGACGTCATTCTGGAGGCCATGGACCCTGAAAAGGACGCCGACGGCCTGCACCCGATGAACCTGGGCCGGCTCGTGGCCAACGTCAGCGGACCCATGAAGTCCCCGCTGCCCTGCACCCCCAAAGGGTGCGTGGAGCTGCTGACCAGGCACGGGATCGACCTCAACGGCAAGCGCGTCCTCGTGGTGGGCCGCGGCGTCACCATCGGCCGTCCGGTGGGTCTCCTGCTCACCCGCAAGGACGTCAACGCCACGGTCATCCTGGCCCACACCGGCACGGTGGACCTGCCCGCCGAACTCCGGCAGGCCGACGTCGTGATTGCCGCGGCCGGCCAGCCGCACATGATCAAGGGGGAAGACCTCAAGCCGGGCGCCATAGTGCTCGACGTCGGTGTGAGCCGCGTGGACGACGGCAACGGCAAAGCGGTGGTCACCGGAGACGTGGACCCCGCTGCTGCGGACGTCGCCGCCTGGCTGTCCCCGAACCCGGGCGGTGTGGGTCCGATGACCCGCGCCATGCTGCTGGCCAACGTGGTGGAAACCGCAGAACGGCACGCCGGCATCGCCTAG
- a CDS encoding NAD(P)/FAD-dependent oxidoreductase, which yields MTIATELPAGDHASTAATAPADAAAPITMLNPDFPFSYDHYLAHPAGLGSVPPELYGTEVAVVGAGLSGLVTAYELMKMGLRPVVYEADQIGGRLRTASFPSAPDVIADLGGMRFPVSGKAFYHYVDLLGIQTQEFPNPLAPSTSSTVIELAGEKHYATTSAELPEFYREVAEAWKAAVNDGASFSQMQEAIRVRDTGRIKELWNELLPLLDEQSFYGFIGSSKAFKEAGFAHREAFGQVGFGTGGWDTDFPNSILEILRVVYTDADDQHRLITGGAQRLPEALWRHAPSGMAHWPAGTSLASLHSGSPRGAVDRISREGNGDLLVRERWGREAAYPAVVTTCQSWLLSTRIHTEEALFPSELWTAIERSHYMQSSKTFVMVDRPFWKDIDPATGREVMSMTLTDRLNRATYLLDDGPDKPAVILLSYTWNDDALKWLALDADERVELMLHSLRQIYPGVDIASHIIGQPITVSWEADPNFMGAFKANLPGHYRYQQRLFTHFKQDKLPEGQRGIFLAGDDVSFTAGWAEGAVTTGLNAVWGVVNHLGGRTASANPGPGDLLDELGPISLD from the coding sequence ATGACCATCGCCACCGAATTGCCAGCCGGGGATCACGCCAGCACGGCGGCAACCGCACCAGCCGATGCAGCGGCGCCTATCACCATGCTTAACCCGGATTTCCCGTTCAGCTATGACCACTACCTCGCGCATCCTGCCGGCCTGGGATCGGTTCCGCCGGAGCTGTACGGCACCGAAGTGGCTGTGGTCGGTGCCGGGCTCTCCGGGCTCGTCACCGCTTACGAGCTCATGAAGATGGGTCTCCGCCCCGTGGTCTACGAGGCCGATCAGATCGGCGGGCGCCTGCGGACGGCCAGTTTCCCGTCCGCGCCGGATGTCATTGCCGATCTTGGCGGGATGCGGTTCCCGGTTTCCGGCAAGGCGTTTTACCACTATGTAGACCTGCTGGGCATCCAGACGCAGGAATTCCCCAACCCGTTGGCGCCATCCACATCCAGTACGGTCATCGAGTTGGCGGGCGAGAAGCATTATGCCACCACCTCCGCCGAGCTTCCGGAGTTCTACCGCGAAGTCGCCGAGGCCTGGAAGGCGGCCGTCAACGACGGCGCCAGCTTCAGCCAGATGCAGGAAGCAATCCGGGTCCGGGATACCGGCAGGATCAAGGAACTCTGGAATGAACTGCTGCCGCTTCTGGACGAGCAGTCGTTTTACGGCTTCATTGGGTCCAGCAAAGCGTTCAAGGAAGCCGGGTTTGCCCACCGGGAGGCCTTCGGCCAGGTGGGGTTCGGAACCGGCGGCTGGGACACGGACTTCCCCAATTCCATCCTGGAAATCCTGCGCGTGGTCTACACGGACGCGGACGACCAGCACCGGCTGATTACCGGCGGGGCGCAGCGGCTCCCTGAGGCACTCTGGCGGCACGCGCCGTCGGGCATGGCACACTGGCCGGCGGGAACCTCACTTGCCTCGCTGCATTCCGGTTCCCCGCGGGGAGCGGTGGACCGCATCAGCCGTGAAGGGAACGGCGATCTGCTGGTCCGCGAACGCTGGGGCCGCGAGGCTGCATACCCGGCCGTGGTGACCACGTGCCAGTCGTGGCTGCTGTCCACCCGAATCCATACGGAAGAGGCGTTGTTCCCTTCCGAGCTGTGGACGGCGATCGAGCGCTCCCACTACATGCAGTCGTCCAAGACGTTTGTCATGGTCGACCGGCCGTTCTGGAAGGACATCGACCCGGCAACCGGGCGCGAGGTCATGTCCATGACCCTCACGGACCGCCTGAACCGGGCAACCTATCTGCTCGATGACGGGCCGGACAAGCCTGCCGTCATCCTGTTGTCCTACACGTGGAATGACGATGCCCTCAAATGGCTGGCGCTGGATGCGGATGAACGCGTGGAGCTGATGCTGCATTCGCTCAGGCAGATCTACCCCGGCGTTGATATCGCCAGCCACATCATTGGCCAGCCCATCACGGTCTCGTGGGAAGCGGACCCCAACTTCATGGGGGCGTTCAAAGCCAATCTGCCCGGGCACTACAGGTATCAGCAGCGGCTCTTCACGCACTTCAAGCAGGACAAGCTGCCGGAGGGCCAGCGGGGCATCTTCCTGGCGGGCGACGACGTTTCCTTCACCGCCGGCTGGGCAGAGGGTGCCGTCACCACGGGGCTGAACGCGGTGTGGGGTGTAGTCAACCACCTCGGCGGCCGTACGGCGTCCGCGAATCCAGGGCCGGGTGACCTGCTGGATGAGCTGGGGCCCATCAGCCTCGACTGA
- a CDS encoding gamma carbonic anhydrase family protein — translation MAPIYSFAGDTPAVHESAFVAPSASIIGKAALAEDSSAFYGVSVRADTAAISVGAGTNLQDNVVLHADPGFPCTVGARVSVGHSAVVHGCTVEDDCLIGMSATILNGAVIGAGSLIAAGAVVLEGAVIPPRSLVAGVPAKVRRALTDEEFEGVKHNAAHYKELARAHRELHSS, via the coding sequence ATGGCTCCTATCTACTCCTTCGCCGGCGACACACCGGCTGTCCACGAATCCGCGTTCGTAGCGCCCTCCGCCTCGATCATCGGCAAAGCCGCCCTGGCCGAAGACTCGAGTGCCTTCTATGGCGTCTCGGTCCGCGCCGACACCGCCGCCATCTCCGTGGGTGCCGGCACCAACCTGCAGGACAACGTGGTGCTGCACGCTGACCCGGGATTCCCGTGCACCGTGGGCGCCCGCGTCAGTGTCGGTCACAGCGCCGTGGTCCACGGCTGCACGGTGGAGGACGATTGCCTGATCGGTATGAGCGCCACCATCCTTAACGGTGCCGTGATCGGTGCCGGCTCCCTCATAGCGGCCGGAGCCGTGGTGCTGGAAGGCGCCGTGATCCCGCCTCGTTCGCTGGTCGCCGGGGTGCCCGCCAAGGTCCGGCGGGCACTCACGGACGAGGAATTCGAAGGCGTTAAGCACAACGCCGCGCATTACAAGGAACTCGCCAGAGCGCACCGGGAACTGCATTCCTCCTGA